The Halosimplex litoreum genome has a window encoding:
- a CDS encoding M48 family metalloprotease, translated as MEWEPDRGLTARMALALALVAVLPVAFVYAFVFAANTVGVELLAWATEEPWNGRFYVNPLLAVGAVAVGFVAQFALGDAVALRSVDARRVDREDYPDLVARVDRLAQVADASTPRVAVSRSSVPNAFAVGARPSKATVVVTEGLLDALGDDELDAVLAHEIAHVRNRDVAVMSLSYFLPSLTYFVAIAAFYVLKGVFYVGGGLDDVDGDGAKGVVVAIAVLVVSALVTLAISVMFWLASFLLFRVLSQYREHAADRGAAALTGDPAALASALRVVDDEMSDAPDRDLRAIDGGLEALYVAPVDTYQFGEERELLSSDIFPATHPSTEERVQRLEEMVGERA; from the coding sequence ATGGAGTGGGAACCCGACCGCGGGCTGACGGCCCGGATGGCCCTCGCCCTGGCGCTCGTGGCCGTCCTCCCCGTGGCGTTCGTCTACGCGTTCGTCTTCGCGGCCAACACCGTCGGCGTCGAACTGCTCGCGTGGGCGACCGAAGAGCCCTGGAACGGCCGGTTCTACGTGAACCCGCTGCTGGCGGTCGGTGCCGTCGCCGTCGGCTTCGTCGCCCAGTTCGCCCTCGGCGACGCCGTGGCGCTGCGGTCGGTCGACGCCCGCCGCGTCGACCGCGAGGACTATCCCGACCTAGTCGCCCGCGTCGACCGCCTCGCGCAGGTGGCCGACGCGTCGACCCCACGGGTCGCCGTCAGCCGCTCGTCGGTCCCCAACGCCTTCGCAGTCGGCGCCCGCCCCTCGAAGGCGACGGTCGTCGTCACGGAAGGGCTGCTCGACGCGCTCGGCGACGACGAACTCGACGCCGTGCTGGCCCACGAGATCGCCCACGTCCGCAACCGCGACGTGGCCGTGATGTCCCTCTCCTATTTCCTCCCGTCGCTCACCTACTTCGTCGCGATCGCGGCGTTCTACGTCCTCAAAGGGGTCTTCTACGTCGGCGGCGGCCTCGACGACGTGGACGGCGACGGCGCGAAGGGGGTCGTCGTCGCCATCGCCGTGCTGGTCGTCAGCGCACTCGTCACGCTGGCGATCTCGGTCATGTTCTGGCTGGCGAGTTTCCTCCTCTTTCGCGTGCTCTCGCAGTACCGCGAGCACGCGGCCGACCGCGGCGCCGCTGCGCTCACCGGCGACCCCGCCGCGCTCGCATCGGCTCTGCGGGTCGTCGACGACGAGATGAGCGACGCGCCCGACCGGGATCTGCGAGCGATCGACGGCGGGCTCGAAGCGCTGTACGTCGCGCCAGTCGACACCTACCAGTTCGGCGAGGAGCGCGAACTGCTCTCCAGCGACATCTTCCCCGCCACGCACCCCTCGACCGAAGAGCGCGTCCAGCGGCTGGAGGAGATGGTGGGTGAGCGGGCGTGA